A segment of the Anopheles cruzii chromosome 2, idAnoCruzAS_RS32_06, whole genome shotgun sequence genome:
CCAGATGAACCTAGTGACCAATTTTGTATAACCCAGCCGTAGCCAGCTCCACTGGACCGACAGCACAGCACTTTTCCATTCCGAACCAGCTTCTCTATCTCAGTTCGGTTCCATTcggtttctttatttttatcatccgCAACAATCCAATTATGCTTGATGGTGGCCGGTTCAAGAATTTGGAACGAAACACGCTGACCTCCTTCTCTTTCCGACACACTTCGCCAGGCCTCACCGCGGCGTGATCGGAAGTTTGATTTTGGCCTGTTAAACTGCCATCAGCTCGCAATGTGGCTCAAGGATTTCTCCGAATCGCGGTGGCCACCTCAACCGCGCAAGGACATTGTAGCATGCAATTGTCTCTAATTGTAGCTGTTGGCATTTGAGTTTTGCGTTCTGTTCCCAGTGCGATCCCATGCACACACCATTCACTAACCTAACCGACACCGGAATTGTGTCAATACTTGCCACTCGACTACACTCTGCAAATCACGAAACGGAACACTACGGTACGTCCATCGGTGGGAAGCGAAACCGGCCTCTCAGCGAGCAGCCGAAGCGGGAACTAGTTTCGGAACCCATGTACATAGATATGTTTTAAGTGGAAAGTGCTCCagcgagagaaggagagagttAATGGGGCAGAGGGACATTCGTCCTTGACGcacagccggagccggtggaTGGATGGTCCCTGGACGACACCCAAACCTATAGGCCAAACCCGTGAAACCCGTAAGCCAAACTGAAGCCAAATGTGAACATAGTTTCTACATTCGAATCGATCGTGAAATCGAACATCAACTAAACGAACCAACACGAACAGCTGTTGCACTAAAAGTTGCCGAAACTAAAAATAGCTGTAAAAAGAGAGGAGGGAAGTAAAGTTTCAGAAAACCCCCAATAACTCCAATCGGGAGAAcggaagcaaaccaaaaacggaaagaaaaggtGTAAAAAGGGCAGAGAGAAGCGGTGCAAATAATGGTAACCCCCCTTTCAGACACGCGTTACACACACCttataaacacacacactcccgcgGAGGAGTACTCGCCGAGGGTAGAATAGAACGAAAGGAAGAAACAATTGGATAAAAACGAAGCAACTAACCTTAGTGAACCTTATGGTTTTGTATCAAATTATGCGACAGCGGTAAAGGAATGGAccgaaagacaaacaaacaaacgcaactGGAACCCGAATGCAACGATAGAACGACACAGAAAGAGAGGGCGAGTGCAAGAGAGAACGCCTAACGAACCCCACATGTGGGTCGCACAGGGTGgtccgaaaaagggaaagcaTTTGTTAAATTataatattttcaaatttattgtaATTTCTATGAAATATATGAACACGAAAAACCACGCTCCGGACGATCCGGAAAAGTTTCGTTAGAGCCCGTTCCGAATGGTGCTTTGGGCACACCCTGTGGCGCTCGGGGGTCTCTGAGGTCTTCCTCTTCTGCTTCTATATTTACAGCTCGATCTTCCTGTGATCGCCAGGttcctgacggcggcggcagtacgCTTTGCGCATTGCTGATCAGCACCGGCACTCCGGTCGGAGTCGTTGACACCGGTGTGTGCCCCACGAGATCACGTTTTGGACAAATATTTTACAACTTTCCTAGTGTTCGGGCACTGCGGGGAACTGCGCAGTGAtttgtggtggccaccggacgaATTTTAACGAGGGTTGACGTAAGAAGTGCACAGTTTTCTCGCCTGGACCTTTCCAGTACCGCCTTGACAGTGTACCACCCGTCAGAGCTCCCGGATGTCACGTCTTCGTACCCGTCACCGAGCAATCAATCTGTTGACTTCCACCAGCACACAGCCTTTCAAATATTGATACTTCCCAGGCATCGTGACACTCGACTAGCTGCGGCCGCGGGTGTCCTTGAATCGTCTGGGGTCTCTCCAACATCTCAAGTCAAACGAGCGGAGACGAGAGTTGCGGTACTTCACCGGCAAACAACCTGCCACCGCGCGCTTTGCCCTACTTTGGCGGCTGTCGGTCCTTTTCGGAAATTCGGTCGAACCAGCGCGCAAGTCATGTTTGGCCGCCGGCGCAATGGACTCCCCGGGTTGGCCACTTTCGCAACTTCACTCTTGTGGGTAACCCTGGACTAAATTCTTGACGATGCGCGTCTTGGGGTGACGCAAAATctcggaaccgatcgatcgatcgtcaacAACGCCGCACGGTgaggaaagcgaaaggaaaagtacGCACGCAATGGGGGAGGGGCTGGGCGCAATACGGTGTCCGTATCAACGGTGACCGATCAAGGCCACCCCGCAGAAGGAAGCGATCGGAGTCGACGGAGCGGCCTGGTAGCGACCGCGGGGTCGAGGTCGAGCACACTAGGAAGTTCCAACCGTTTCGGGCGGAAGTCGTAAATCGAGCGGTGGAGCCGATCGAGAAAGGTcctccaccaacaccaccaccactcggtGGTGATCCAAGTCCGGGAAGAACCGCGACAACTTCCTCCGGACTCCGTGATTCACTCGGCAGCATTCTGCGCCACGTCACTCGCTCTGAGGGCTGGCCGGCGGACCAACCGTAACTGGTTCAAACCGCGTTCGGCCTCAACCGGTCCTGCGCCTGGCCACCCCAAACCCGGCCCCGAGGGTGCAGTTATTTGGTTTCGGGTTCGTTGTCTCCGGCCGCACCGTGtaacggcatcgccgatgacgttgaccgccgccgtggtcgtGATGGCGATGATAGcgaccgctgctggtgctgctgctgggcttgTACACGATTACCGTTCGGCTCGGAGCCACACACCTGGCCCGCCCCCCCGGCACCTTCCTTGGCAGGGCTCTGTTTGTGTAATCGGCCAAAACTCGAACTCGCGTGCACacctttcggtttcgtggAGCAACCGTTCGGTGGCCATACCGCGCTGAAAAACCCAATGAGTCGtgatcgcgcacacacacacacagggagagagagaggcacagTCCCCAGTCGCTTGTCGCATAACTGTGGGAGGGCTGTAGGGCCCCACCCGGTGGCAGGCGCAGCATaaccgaacggagcgaacgaTGGTGACGTTGATAGCGTTGCGGCGGCGTAGGGCTGCAATGTAAATGGTCCACCGAATGGCCGGATCGCGAGTGGAGATACTCCACCCGAATGTTTGCCTGTCACGCTGGCTAATTAAAGACCACAAATTGGTCCTCGATAGGTCTGTCGAACCTACCAGGTCTTAAAGTCGAAAATGAGACCATACATTTTGGCCATCCTTCTGCTGAATCGTGAATGCCACGCGGGTCTTCAATTAGATTTGAGGTCCAGACCAGAGCTTGTAGTACATCACACCTTTCTAGTCCCAACACACAGCTTTATCTTTTtaccgaatcgatctggttcTGCAGTCGAAGTTTATGGTTGTACTGAACTGATCCACTTTTTATCCCCAATCAGAATccgatggagaaatgacttccttttgcctttttcctttacctggcgagcagaatttcacacttgggtttttggttttcctgctgtctttcgttcagttcatgtgccattttccaatctttttttatttttcccagGGAACCCTACAAACGCAGAAATATGATATATTGGGCCACATTCAGTTGATCCGCGATTTGTTATTGCGTGtacgtgtcattttcgtccaaaagtttTCATAGTTCAATGTCCTGGAACtgtttttggagtcctccgacgctctttgtttGTTGAGTCCAAATCGCCATGttcaaattttttaaaccaccaaaagcactgcgatcttccaggAGCGCGATCACCGTAAGCtttgacaagcatttgatgcgattctctagcagttgattgattttgacTAATGATGTCCGCATTTCGTACTGTTTCTTGCACAAAAGTGGCCATGTCCAAGCGCCCTCCAACGTAAGTTGCCGACtaaaacatgtttcgttttaactTGAAATCCCTTGCcagatgtcaaaacaaggtaatgttgtccaaaaagcataatgaggaggACCAAAGCTATCCTGTAAAACTCAACCGTCTATCCTGAATCCACAATCGTCAAAATTTGGAGTATCAatgttacggagcggacctaacgcgcgaaggagcgtggtcCGAAAtgatctcgcgttcacttaccagttctgatctttttgTCAATGCCCTgaaaccgtttgttaatcgactcttttggcctgaGATggacagggtagatgggtactactaccATACAGTGGGAGCCTCGAGAGAAGATTAGTTTCTgactattagagttccgacgaagtggtgcaaacgattgtatGCAAtcaacatccggagggatctcacTAGCGGAATCAAACTGTCCAAGACTTaagaccagagcgttccgtagcctaaTGATATCTGATTTATTCTTTAAAATTCCACGCCTTATATAGTAAGTTTTCCTTGAGATTATGCTATTCTTGTCTCTTCCTATACATGCATTGATTATCGGTGTTGGTCTAGCTTTTTGGGTCTATTTTCGTTTATTGATCTAGGTCCTATGCTGTGGCCATATGTTTCCTACGCTTATCTGTCGTACTGTTTACATTACGTTACATGGAAATCGTCGCATTCTCAACAATCATTGTCCATCAGACATCAAACTCTGCATCGCTTGAACCAGTGGCACTGGCAATGCCTTCCAAAACTCAACTCTATAACCTAATACCTAGAGTTCTAGAACTCAACAAGTATCGACCGCCTACAGCTGCTCTATTACTGAGGTCTATCTATAACTAAGGTCtttcaccggccggtggcggatgatctacggacagCTCCAAAGTCCGGCAAAGACCGCCCCGTTACACGTTCCCGTAGCTCACTACATGAGTCACTCTCCATCACGACCTGCGACTCGGGTTAATTATCTGCCTCGGGTTCAAGCGCTGCCCGGAAATCGAAAGTCGTTCGCAGCAACTCGTGAACTGGCGAGATCTTCGCGAGCGTCATCTTCGCCGCCCCATAAATCTGTCAACCTGCCGATCGGTGGCACGGATTCGGAGCGCAAAGCTTCCTTCCAGCTCACGGTCAAGCATTCGGACGGGTCGGATTAGCATTCGTTCAGGGTCGCCACGTAGTGCGTAGCAACTCCAGGACACGCGCACGCGCTTGGGCGACCCACTTCGCTGGGTCTGGGCCACCTGGGCCTGGTTTCGGGCAGATGTACCGTTTCGCCAGGCTGCCAAGATTCCCTGGAAACGGGTTTGGTGTTAGGTTGCCCATCTTGGGGCCAcctgattttttgtttccttttgcTCTCGACTCTAGGTCTCTGGCTGACCCAAACATCTTCGACATCGGGCAGATGTTGGCCACGCGGGGCCACGAAGAATGTCCGATCGAAATGATAATTTCGCGAACCGGTAGCAAAGCAGCCactcggaccggaccggaccggagcgctGGTGGTTGTTAACCAAATTGGCTCCTTCCTAAGACCCAAGAGTGAATGTgacgacagagagagcgagagagcagaGCGAGAGTGGAAGCTGGGAAGTCATTTGGTCGCCGAGATCGCCGATCGTTCGCATAAAATGTTAAACGGCCACCCGatgcccgacgacgacgtggtgAAGACATTCCCAACCTacctcgctctccctctctccttctctctctctctgtctcgctctttTCCGTGCTCCTTCCTAGTGTGTCTTGCAACCCACGGTGGGGCTCATTTGATTGTGTCTGTTGTCGCCGCTCCGCTTCCTGGCCCCTGCGCCACGCTCTATCGCCTCTCACACTCGGCCGCGTCGGCCCCCagtgtctctctctttttctcgcttttgcacacacacacacacacacagacgttgttgttgttgcccttCTCGAATCGCGGTGAAATGCCGTTCGCCGACCGACGATCGCCTTTCATTCTGTGACCGATCGTATCCGCGTGCGGTCACGTATCAGTGTTGTTGCGGTCAgagcggcaacaacagcaccaacaacagcaacaaccgcagCTCCGACCCACCCCGGTGTGGCCAGCCCAttcacccagccagccagccagcgtgtgGGGGAACCGATTCTTGGGCAATCCTCCGAAGAACGGTGTAATTCTTAGAGACCTCACCGCCCAGCCCACCCACCTTGAAGGAGTGGTCGCCCGTGGACCGTGAAATCGTGACCCAATACtgtgcccgtgtgtgcgtgtgtgtgtgtgtgtgtggtggagtTAGTGCCAAATCGCGTGCGCCGCGTTTTCCTTACCGTTAAATCGAGgtgagagcgaaagagagaggtGTGTGACCCGGAGGGTGCGGGTGAGTGCGAGTCGTGGACGTGTGGTGTGCAAGGAAGTCGTGGCCGCCCTCCCGCCCGCTGTCGTGAAAGCCTTTGCCCTATCTGTCTGTCGCGCCCTGTCTCTACAAGCCGTTCTGGTGTCCGCCTTTCCCCCGTTGTGTTCCTTTCGCAGAGCCGCGGAGATGAAGCTGGCGGGTGgaatgctggtgctgctggtggcgtcGCTGGCCCTGGCCAGCCCCCTGGACGACAGCCACCGGGCGGCACTGTTCCGCCGAACCCGCATCGGTCCCAAAGGTCAGTTGACTCCGGCAGACGGCGCCGcgtggccgccgcctgccaccaccaccaccaccgccgctagCCCATTGCACAACAACTCCCCTCGCCATCACGATCATCATGCTCATGCTCATCATcatgctcatcatcatcgcctgCATCAGCTTCAGCTTCCTTCTCTGCTTACCGATCCCTCCATTAATCGCTCgctcaccgccgccaccgccggccgcccgtaTCACGGCCGGCGGTTGCGACGACaccattcgaatgcaaatcaTCACCCCATTTCACCCACcttcgcaccaccaccccatcGTTGGCCACGCGTCCTCGAAGACGGGTGGCGATTAAATAACTCAGCCGCGCAGCATCCgcctctcggtggcggtggcggcggcgccgtcgACGTCGCCGTCAgtggccacacaaaaaacaatagcaacCTGACCCAAcccactggtggtggtggtgttagtGATGGTGACGCTGACGCACAGACGCGGTTGCTTCTAGACGCGGCGATAACccgactggcggcggcccacgaGCGGCAGCtgcgggtggcggcggtcggcggcaACCTCAGCTCGTTCAGCGACTACTTTCTCGCGCACCTGCGCACCCACAACGCCGCCGTCGGGTTTGCCTTCGACCAGTGGGGGGCGGCGACCggtgtcgccgccgccgccgcagccaccgaGCCCGCGTTTTACGACGAGGTCGAAGGCATCGGCGAcgaccccgccgccgccgccaccccgTTGCTAACACAAGCACTAAACCCACCACCCACTGATAACACCCATACTAGCACCGACACGAACACGACCACCCCGCACTGCGCACTGTCCGCCAAAGTCTGGGGTGAGGGTACAGAGTCACGGTTCGGGCCGGTCCTGGAGTATGTCTTACAGCGTGTCCAATCGATATTTTCAGTCTACAAGCACGAGGACCAGAGCCGCCCCGGCATCCCGGTCGCCGACAACAGCCAGGACACGCCCGTGGCGTCCGGTGAGGTGTCGGCGCGCGCCGCCAAGCCACCGGCCAAGGAGTCGCCAGCGCCCAGCGATGATACCTCGACGCCGGCGGCGGGAGTTCCGTCACCCGGCAAGCCCGGACTGAATCGGTTATTCGCCCGCAAGAAGTACAGTCCGCTGTTGCGCTCCGATGGTTCCCTGAAGGGTGCGGCCAGTGAATCGGCGACGACGGTCCCCAGCTCCACGGAGAGCGCAGCGGACTCGGGAGCTCCGTCAGATGGGCCCGGcacttcggtggccaccagcacgCGCCGCACACGCCCAACGCGCCCCGGAAAGGTGCCTCGGGTCACCTCACCCAAGCCGACCGTCTCCGTGAAGCCGACGAAGATTTCGTCCCGCTTCTCGAAACCGACCtcggaaccgaccgacagtACGG
Coding sequences within it:
- the LOC128277960 gene encoding uncharacterized protein LOC128277960 — protein: MKLAGGMLVLLVASLALASPLDDSHRAALFRRTRIGPKVYKHEDQSRPGIPVADNSQDTPVASGEVSARAAKPPAKESPAPSDDTSTPAAGVPSPGKPGLNRLFARKKYSPLLRSDGSLKGAASESATTVPSSTESAADSGAPSDGPGTSVATSTRRTRPTRPGKVPRVTSPKPTVSVKPTKISSRFSKPTSEPTDSTVTPVTQRTTRGRRTRPSKPAKGGPVPVTEAASTTSTAPPTTSTTTTTTTTTPAPTTSTSTSTTTVGPTTSTAADPVVLVEGTSVVHSSVRGESSSPAASPATTVTTPTTTTSKTTSTAPPGDADDDDEVPAPITTNGQQQPSEPVARPERDDETLVFSRAPSGPKSDRVIPVVERHDDASAEDDGILRAAASFERK